The genomic window CAGTTACTAAACCCTGAATTTTATATTACTTTAAGCGTCGGAGGTTTTCAGATTGGGTTGTTTATCGTTCTGTTTATAGTTTTTGCTGAGACAGGACTTTTTGCAGGCTTTTTTCTGCCTGGAGATAGTTTACTTTTCTTAGCAGGTATTTACAGTCGTGATTTAATTGAAAATGTTGCTTTTATTCCAAATGATTTTTTAAATGTATTTCTGCTTGCTACAGCAGTTGCTATAATGGGGGTTTTGGGTAACATGACTGGTTATTGGTTTGGTGCAAAAAGCGGTTATTATTTATTCAAAAAAGAAGACACTTTCTGGTTTAAGAAAAAATATCTGCTTCAATCAAAAGACTTTTTTGAAAAATATGGAGGAAAAGCAATTATTTATGCACGCTTCTTGCCAATTTTCAGAACGTTTGCTCCAATTGTTGCTGGAATTGTTTCGATGGACAGAAAGAAATTTATGTTTTATAATATCTTGAGTTCTTTCCTCTGGTCATTTATTCTAATTTTTGCAGGACATTATCTATACGGCGTTTTCTTAAAGCAAGGAATAGATTTAAAGAAACACATTGAATACATTATTATCATAATCATTATAATCTCAACTTTTCCAGTTCTATTAAAACTTTTAAAAAAGAGACCACACGAAGAGATATAATTTAACAAGCATAAAAAAATCCGAAGTGAAAACTTCGGATTTTTTTTATTATCATACTTGATTGATATTTTATAAAAATCAATTCCCGCATTTCATAACACGTTTATGATTGAACGAAATGTGAATTTTATTGTGTTCCCGCGGTTAAAACCGTGGGTATGTTGTTAGAATGAAATTATTGTATGTTAGTTTGAAGTAAAAATTTCGAGAAATTGTATGTAACAATTAACAATTAACAATTAACAATTAACAATTTTGATCTTACCATTCATTTACTTTGTTGGCATCCATTTTAAGGAAAATAAACAGCAAAATAGTGAATCCCCAGAGTCCAGAACCTCCATATGAAAAGAAGGGCAGAGGAACCCCGATTGTTGGGAAAATACCAATTACCATCGCAATGTTTACAAAGAAATGGATAAAGAGAATTGCGGCGACACAATATCCGTAAACCCGGCTGAACTTAGTTTTCTGTCTTTCTGCCAAATAAATAACCCTAAGAAGCAGACCTGTAAAAAGTAGAATCACTACTAATGAACCTGCAAAACCCCATTCTTCACCAACAGTGGTAAAGATATAATCGGTGTGCTGCTCAGGTACAAATCCTCCTTTGGTTTGCGTACCTTCAAGAAAACCTTTTCCAAGCCATCCTCCAGAACCAATAGCAATCTCAGATTGGTTGGTATTGTATCCAATACCTTTCATGTCTACAGTTTTACCAAGTAAAATATTGAAACGGTCTCTGTGGTGCTGTTTGAAAACGTTGTCAAATACATAATCAACAGAGAAAACAAATCCAGATATTAGGACTAATAAAATTCCGCTTAAAATGATATTTCTATCAACTACTCTGCCTTTAAAATGTATAATGGCTAACACGACAAATGCCATTCCGATAACAGCGTATGGTTCTAAAACTAAAGTAAGAACGAAAAGTGTAATGGTTATAAATGCCGTCCATACATACCAAGAAGGCAAACCTTCTCTGTATAAAACAAGAATGAATGCGCTATAAATTAAAGCACTTCCAGGATCTGGCTGTGGTAAAATCAATATTACAGGTAATAGCATAATAGCCAAAGCTTGGATTTGCCTATTGGTTTCTTTTAAGTTGATTTGTGTGTCACTCAAATATTTGGCCAATGCTAGAGAAGTTGCGGCTTTTGCAAACTCAGATGGCTGTAAAGTAAAACTCCCTATAGCGTACCAGCATCGCTGTCCTGCTATGGTTTTTCCGAAAAGGAATAATCCTGCAAGAGACAGTAAGGAAACTCCAAAGATGATGCTCGCATATTTTTCGTAAAATTTACCATCAACAAAAAGCACAACAAATATCAATGGAATAGTACAGCAGATAAAAATCAGCTGTTTTTGGTACGTTCCATCGGTAGATAATAAAGAAGACGAATAAATATTCAGCCAACCTAAAGTTACCAGCGCAATGTAGATAAAGACACTTATCCAATCAATATTATTTTTTACACTTTGATTTTTCATTTGAAATAATCTTTCTTAGTTTTTCTTAGTTGTGTCTACTGCTGTTTTTTTAACTTCCGTTTTAGGTGCTGTTACGGCTGCTGGTGCTTTTGGTTTTATAATTTTTGCTTGTAAAACAGAATCTTTTGGTACAGATTCAATTTTAACAGCATCACTTATTCCGCCTACTTTAGCATATTCAGAAAGTAAGCTTTTATTTAATACTCTTACTTCTAGATCGGTTCTTGTAATTTTCTTTCTTAGATATTTTTCAATCATTAAACTCGCAATCGGACCTGCAACTGTTGCTCCAAAACCTCCATTCTCAATCATAACAGCAATAGCAATTTTTGGATTGTCTTTTGGGGCAAAAGCAACAAATATAGAGTGGTCTTTAAGCTGTGTTCTTTTTCCGTTTATTTTAGCAAAGTTCTCAGCAGTACCTGTTTTTCCGCAAATATCGATTCCCTCCACTCTTAGAGCATAAGCGGTACCTTTGTTATATACATCAAATAATCCGCTGATAACCGGTGGGAAATACTTTTGATCAATCGTAGTCACATGTTTTGTAGTGAACTTTTCATCAATTTTTTCGCCCTCAATTTTTTTAATGATGTGAGGAGTATAATAATAACCCTGATTGGCAACGGTTGCCATCATGTTGGCCAATTGAATAGGTGTCATTAAAACCTCTCCCTGACCAATTGCATTAGAGACAATCGTTGAGCTTCTCCATCCGCCGTTAGGATAGATTCTTTTATACGTTTTAGAAGTCGGAATATTTCCTCTTTTTCCAGTAGGCAAATCGTACCCCATAAACTGACCTAAACCAAAACTTTTTATGTGGCTGCTCCAAACATCCACAGCTTGACCGGGGTCTTTGTATTTATTAATTGTCAGCATATAGGCTTGGCCAAAATAAGTGTTGCAAGAATTGTAAATTCCGTTATGCAATTGATGTGGGCCAAAACCGTGGCATTTCATAAAACGGCCTCCACCATAACTAAATCCGTGATGACACATGAAAGTAGTTTGTTCATTTACAACACCTTCTTGAAGTGCAACCAAACCAGTAAGGATTTTAAATGGAGAACCTGGAGGATACTCTGCTAAAAGCCCTCTGTCATATAAAGGTTTTGC from Flavobacterium sp. KACC 22763 includes these protein-coding regions:
- a CDS encoding DedA family protein, whose product is MNNFEWTQLLNPEFYITLSVGGFQIGLFIVLFIVFAETGLFAGFFLPGDSLLFLAGIYSRDLIENVAFIPNDFLNVFLLATAVAIMGVLGNMTGYWFGAKSGYYLFKKEDTFWFKKKYLLQSKDFFEKYGGKAIIYARFLPIFRTFAPIVAGIVSMDRKKFMFYNILSSFLWSFILIFAGHYLYGVFLKQGIDLKKHIEYIIIIIIIISTFPVLLKLLKKRPHEEI
- the rodA gene encoding rod shape-determining protein RodA, yielding MKNQSVKNNIDWISVFIYIALVTLGWLNIYSSSLLSTDGTYQKQLIFICCTIPLIFVVLFVDGKFYEKYASIIFGVSLLSLAGLFLFGKTIAGQRCWYAIGSFTLQPSEFAKAATSLALAKYLSDTQINLKETNRQIQALAIMLLPVILILPQPDPGSALIYSAFILVLYREGLPSWYVWTAFITITLFVLTLVLEPYAVIGMAFVVLAIIHFKGRVVDRNIILSGILLVLISGFVFSVDYVFDNVFKQHHRDRFNILLGKTVDMKGIGYNTNQSEIAIGSGGWLGKGFLEGTQTKGGFVPEQHTDYIFTTVGEEWGFAGSLVVILLFTGLLLRVIYLAERQKTKFSRVYGYCVAAILFIHFFVNIAMVIGIFPTIGVPLPFFSYGGSGLWGFTILLFIFLKMDANKVNEW
- the mrdA gene encoding penicillin-binding protein 2, with the translated sequence MRKVLLPTIIIIAASLLVIRIFYLQIIDDSFKLKSENNAIKKVYDYPERGYIYDRNGKLLVANQASYDIMVIPRDIKKDLNIAEFCALLNITEEEYHKRIEKAKVYSPRLPSVFLSQLNKNEFAAFQEKIRKYDGFYFQKRSLRDYEVDYGANIFGFITQVNEKQIEKNPYYNSGDLIGKQGVEESYEEILRGIKGVKYIQKDKYNREIGPYKEGKYDTIAVAGEDINLTIDAELQKYGEELMINKRGGIVAIEPKSGEILALVTAPSYDPGILVGRQRSKNYTLLYHDSIAKPLYDRGLLAEYPPGSPFKILTGLVALQEGVVNEQTTFMCHHGFSYGGGRFMKCHGFGPHQLHNGIYNSCNTYFGQAYMLTINKYKDPGQAVDVWSSHIKSFGLGQFMGYDLPTGKRGNIPTSKTYKRIYPNGGWRSSTIVSNAIGQGEVLMTPIQLANMMATVANQGYYYTPHIIKKIEGEKIDEKFTTKHVTTIDQKYFPPVISGLFDVYNKGTAYALRVEGIDICGKTGTAENFAKINGKRTQLKDHSIFVAFAPKDNPKIAIAVMIENGGFGATVAGPIASLMIEKYLRKKITRTDLEVRVLNKSLLSEYAKVGGISDAVKIESVPKDSVLQAKIIKPKAPAAVTAPKTEVKKTAVDTTKKN